The Blattabacterium sp. (Cryptocercus kyebangensis) region TCCTTTTTAAGGAAATTAATCCAGAGTCTAAATCAAAATTTCCATTATCTCCTATAAAGAAATATCCTTTTTTTTTATCTTCAAAAAGAACATTTTTTATAAATCCATATTTTTTATTGTGATCAAAAAACCAATATTTTCCTTTTATAATTTTATCATTATAGTGAAGACTACAATATTCCTTGGACAAAAAGATATTTTTTTTTAGAAAAAAAGTACCTGATTTAGCATAGAAAAAATTATCCAATTTATTATTATTTTTTACTATAATAGTCGGGCTATATAATGTTAGTTTATCTATTGAAAATAGATATTCTATTGAATTGGAGTATACTGTATAATTTTTACTAATTAATTTTACTTCATATTTTAATTTTGCTTTTTTTTTTAGAGGAAAAAAAAATCCTTCTTTGCTATAGATATTATAATCTTTATAAAAAAGGAAGCTTCCTTTTTTATAAAAAATTTTCTTAAGATTAAGATCGTATTCTAAAATATTGGTATATAATTTAAATTCATCCAAGAATAAAATCACGTTTTTGATTGCCTGAAGAAATTTTTTTCTAAAATTATAATTAATAGTATTTGCTGTTAATTTTATATTTCCTTGAACTAAAATAACTTTACCTGAGGCTTTCAGGTTATTCATATTTTCGGAATATTCTATTTTTTGAGAAAAAATTTTGTTTTTTTCTGATTTTAATTGAACATTTCCATATCCGTAAAATTGATTATTTTTTTTATAGATAGCTTGATCACAAAAAAGGTGATATTCATTATGTTTAAAATGGACATGCCCAGTTAGAAAAACAATATCATTATGATCTTTTTTTTGTATAAAATCGGCATGAATTAATTTTATAGATTTTTTAGGATTCTTGTTAAAAGAATAGTCAATATTAAGGAAAAATAATATAATTAATAAAAAATAATATTTTGAACTCATTTATTCATAAGGAATAAAAGGCTTATTTTCATCTTTGATTCTATCTATATTCTATTAAAGATATTTCTATATTCGTATTTTTTTGGTAATCCCAAAACTTGTATGGTTTCTCTAGAAGGAGAATCTATTTCATGAAAAAATTTATAATAAGAATAATTTATTTTAGGATAATCCTCTATTTTTATTATAAATAAAGAAGTTTTTATAATTTTTTTAAAATTTACCCTATCTTCTGAAAGAATAATTTTCAAATTTTTCATAACTTTTTCTGTTTCTAATTCTATTGTTTAAGAAATTAAATTTCCAGTTTTTGGATCAATGGAAATTTGTACAGATACAAATAAAAAATTTTCTATCAATACATATGTTCTATATGGTCCATAAGATAGAATTCTTTCTGATTTTATTTTTTTCATTTTATGAATTTATTAATAATAATGTATTTCTTTATACTGTAATAAATTACTTAAATTTTGATCTTTTATTCCAATAAAAAAAGACCAGTAACGATCTTCTCCTATGGGAGTCCAGTCAAAATTCATTTTAAAACTTCTCAAATCTCTGTAAAAAACAATCTTGAAAAAGGTTATTTTATGTCTCAATAAATTGTAATCCGTATTTATTTCTATATTCCAATATTTTGTTAGATTTATAGATCCATTTATACTTAGAAAAGTGTTGAATAATTTTTTTTTCTTAAAAGAACTTTCATAAGTTGAATTTAAATCAATTTTAAGATTCAATGGAATTGGATATATTGCATAATTGTATTTATCAAAATAAAAGTATTCATAACGATTTTTTCCTTTTTTTTCATATTTATTATCAACAAAATTTATTTCATTTTCAAAATTTCCATGAAATGAGAAATTAAAATACATTCTTTTTTTTTCTTTTCTATCATGGAAAAAATTACTATTTTTCCGTTTTTCATAGAAATTTATCCCACCTTTATATTTCATTTTTAAATACTTCGTAAAATTAGTATAGCCCATAAAATGGAATTTTTCTAAATGAAAAGAATTTTTATCAAAAAAATAAAAATTCTTTACCTGAAAAAGGTCAATTATTTTTATTTTTTTGTATGAAAATTCTTTTAAATTCTTATTATTTTTTATTTTCAATTCCAAATTGTTATTTAATATGAAACTGATTCTATTTTTAATAAAATTTTCTTTATTATCATTATTTACAGGAAGATAAGATTTAATTCTAAAAGAAAATATAGGGGACATTTTATG contains the following coding sequences:
- a CDS encoding OstA-like protein; its protein translation is MSSKYYFLLIILFFLNIDYSFNKNPKKSIKLIHADFIQKKDHNDIVFLTGHVHFKHNEYHLFCDQAIYKKNNQFYGYGNVQLKSEKNKIFSQKIEYSENMNNLKASGKVILVQGNIKLTANTINYNFRKKFLQAIKNVILFLDEFKLYTNILEYDLNLKKIFYKKGSFLFYKDYNIYSKEGFFFPLKKKAKLKYEVKLISKNYTVYSNSIEYLFSIDKLTLYSPTIIVKNNNKLDNFFYAKSGTFFLKKNIFLSKEYCSLHYNDKIIKGKYWFFDHNKKYGFIKNVLFEDKKKGYFFIGDNGNFDLDSGLISLKRNTASIKIDPKEDSFFIYSDKIIINLKKDSIFSIQFFPVIGFFLNEELQIKSDSLRYEPSNNSIKFNGNPIFWIKKQQITGDSISIHLKNGFFLDYLKIIKNAFYIKKINLEEFNQIKGEIMIGFFDKKNVLEKILVQGDAESLVFLYNNPLYNGKKIINKSSCKIIYADLEKGKKIKKISCLEKANSKLIILSNNRSKKNLFFSKFSWREDEKSKNKKYLIYEKMKKYRKENLEENEEIKKLRKKN
- a CDS encoding Rid family hydrolase; amino-acid sequence: MKNLKIILSEDRVNFKKIIKTSLFIIKIEDYPKINYSYYKFFHEIDSPSRETIQVLGLPKKYEYRNIFNRI